One Arvicanthis niloticus isolate mArvNil1 chromosome 3, mArvNil1.pat.X, whole genome shotgun sequence DNA segment encodes these proteins:
- the LOC117706240 gene encoding uncharacterized protein LOC117706240 yields MFSRLFRLFRKENGDQGETTPSKKEAGLLSCKKGRLKSFWRRHNSARQTSSQNSTMNNQKQMTKLEELKLKIKKMSFEEEEISEMLNLYNYDDLNYRMNIEFNIMKRNHEKTIMNIQKITESITDAMERYKEVIEENYAYSTRHCQLLRECSQLKYNIRVLLQNANRNLLVEQSEPQVSYGEDKSFCEEANKNIYVPSAKHQQF; encoded by the exons ATGTTTTCCAGGCTGTTTAGGCTATTTCGGAAAGAGAATGGCGATCAAGGAGAGACCACTCCCAGTAAGAAGGAAGCTGGCCTCCTGTCTTGTaaaaaaggaagactgaaatcGTTCTGGAGAAGGCACA ACTCTGCTAGGCAAACATCATCCCAGAATTCCACCATGAATAACCAGAAGCAGATGACAAAATTGGAAGAACTGaaattgaagatcaagaagatgagctttgaggaggaagaaattagtgaaatgctGAACCTGTACAATTATGATGATTTGAACTACAG GATGAACATCGAATTCAATATCatgaaaagaaaccatgaaaagACCATTATGAATATCCAGAAAATTACTGAGTCAATAACTGATGCCATGGAGAGATACAAGGAGGTCATAGAAGAGAACTATGcctacag caccaggcactgccaactccttagagaatgttctcaactgaaaTACAATATCAGGGTATTGCTGCAGAATGCGAACAGGAATCTGCTGGTAGAGCAGAGTGAACCACAAGTGTCCTATGGAGAAGATAAGAGCTTCTGTGAGGAGGCCAacaagaacatctatgtcccaagtgCCAAGCATCAGCAG TTCTGA
- the LOC117705501 gene encoding uncharacterized protein LOC117705501 isoform X2: MFSRLFRLFWKENGDQGETTPSKKEAGLLSCKKGRLKSFWGRHNSARQTSSQNSTINNQKQMTKLEELKLNIKKMSFEEEEISEMLNLYNYDDLNYRMNIEFNIMKRNHEKTIMNIQKITESITDAMERYKEVIEENYAYSTRHCQLLRECSQLKYNIRVLLQNTNRNLLVEQSEPQVSYGEDKSFCEEANKNIYVPSAKHQQF, encoded by the exons ATGTTTTCCAGGCTGTTTAGGCTATTTTGGAAAGAGAATGGCGATCAAGGAGAGACCACTCCAAGTAAGAAGGAAGCTGGCCTCCTGTCTTGTaaaaaaggaagactgaaatcgttctggggaaggcaca ACTCTGCTAGGCAAACATCATCCCAAAATTCCACCATCAATAACCAGAAGCAGATGACAAAATTGGAAGAACTGAAATTGAACATCAAGAAGAtgagctttgaggaggaagaaattagtgaaatgctGAACCTGTACAATTATGATGATTTGAACTACAG GATGAACATCGAATTCAATATCatgaaaagaaaccatgaaaagACCATTATGAATATCCAGAAAATTACTGAGTCAATAACTGATGCCATGGAGAGATACAAGGAGGTCATAGAAGAAAACTATGcctacag caccaggcactgccaactccttagagaatgttctcaactgaaaTACAATATCAGGGTATTGCTGCAGAACACGAACAGGAATCTGCTGGTAGAGCAGAGTGAACCACAAGTGTCCTATGGAGAAGATAAGAGCTTCTGTGAGGAGGCCAacaagaacatctatgtcccaagtgCCAAGCATCAGCAG TTCTGA
- the LOC117705501 gene encoding uncharacterized protein LOC117705501 isoform X1: MSEAAYGFQCKGPCNSECGICVMMKVGKRDIDEQNSSKIAFLLLLRFTLSLAFPLLQPSFGVSECPVVPLSHHLCKFLSVYLSPDSARQTSSQNSTINNQKQMTKLEELKLNIKKMSFEEEEISEMLNLYNYDDLNYRMNIEFNIMKRNHEKTIMNIQKITESITDAMERYKEVIEENYAYSTRHCQLLRECSQLKYNIRVLLQNTNRNLLVEQSEPQVSYGEDKSFCEEANKNIYVPSAKHQQF, translated from the exons ATGTCTGAGGCAGCTTATGGATTTCAGTGCAAGGGGCCCTGTAATAGTGAGTGTGGCATATGTGTGATGATGAAGGTTGGGAAGAGGGATATAGATGAGCAGAACAGCTCAAAGAtagcttttctgctccttctgagATTCACCCTATCTctggcttttcctcttcttcaacCTTCTTTTGGGGTCTCAGAATGTCCTGTCGTGCCTCTGAGCCATCACCTCTGCAAATTcctaagtgtttatctatctccAGACTCTGCTAGGCAAACATCATCCCAAAATTCCACCATCAATAACCAGAAGCAGATGACAAAATTGGAAGAACTGAAATTGAACATCAAGAAGAtgagctttgaggaggaagaaattagtgaaatgctGAACCTGTACAATTATGATGATTTGAACTACAG GATGAACATCGAATTCAATATCatgaaaagaaaccatgaaaagACCATTATGAATATCCAGAAAATTACTGAGTCAATAACTGATGCCATGGAGAGATACAAGGAGGTCATAGAAGAAAACTATGcctacag caccaggcactgccaactccttagagaatgttctcaactgaaaTACAATATCAGGGTATTGCTGCAGAACACGAACAGGAATCTGCTGGTAGAGCAGAGTGAACCACAAGTGTCCTATGGAGAAGATAAGAGCTTCTGTGAGGAGGCCAacaagaacatctatgtcccaagtgCCAAGCATCAGCAG TTCTGA